Proteins from a single region of Cupriavidus sp. MP-37:
- a CDS encoding acyl-CoA dehydrogenase family protein translates to MNELWHPQLGESESRWQQQAQALAAQAFAPLAEEIDREQRYPVEHLSKLLDAKISGMFVPKAYGGEGASLTAVVAVVEAVAQACASTSAILAALALGAFPILLAGSEAQKQTLLGGLARRGDAVNFALSEREAGSDPSAIQATAVREGGGWRIRGEKCWLGNGGHSEHFIVFARTGGVAARHAISAFVVPRDTAGLVVDFYEDKMGIRGTTTTNLRLDVWVPADNLVGAEGDGLKLALATLSVGRVVVAAQANGIALCAYDSARRYAVIRKTFGHTLIDHQGVGFKLADAAMNLSAARMFTYEAARGYDEGKDIGTLAAMAKLYASEVSHDVVDDAVQILGGRGYVKPNVVERCYRDQRIVEIYEGTSEIQRIVLARAVKKGALADIEAAK, encoded by the coding sequence ATGAACGAGCTATGGCACCCGCAACTGGGCGAGTCCGAATCGAGGTGGCAACAGCAGGCGCAAGCGTTGGCGGCGCAAGCGTTTGCGCCGTTGGCCGAAGAAATCGACCGCGAGCAGCGCTATCCCGTGGAGCATCTCTCCAAGCTGCTGGACGCGAAGATTTCGGGCATGTTCGTGCCGAAGGCATACGGCGGCGAAGGTGCGTCGCTGACTGCCGTGGTCGCCGTGGTCGAAGCCGTGGCACAAGCTTGTGCGTCGACGTCAGCGATTCTGGCGGCGCTGGCGCTGGGCGCGTTTCCGATTCTGCTGGCAGGCAGCGAAGCCCAGAAGCAGACGCTGCTCGGGGGCCTGGCCCGGCGCGGTGATGCGGTGAATTTTGCCCTCAGCGAACGCGAAGCGGGTTCCGACCCGTCAGCCATCCAGGCGACGGCCGTGCGCGAAGGCGGTGGCTGGCGTATTCGTGGCGAGAAGTGCTGGCTGGGCAACGGCGGGCACTCGGAGCATTTCATTGTTTTTGCGCGCACGGGCGGCGTGGCGGCGCGCCATGCGATTTCTGCGTTCGTGGTGCCGCGGGATACCGCGGGTCTTGTCGTCGATTTCTATGAAGACAAGATGGGTATCCGTGGCACGACGACGACCAACCTGAGGCTCGACGTCTGGGTGCCGGCGGACAACCTGGTCGGAGCCGAAGGCGATGGCCTCAAGCTGGCGCTGGCAACGCTCAGCGTCGGGCGGGTGGTCGTGGCGGCCCAGGCCAATGGCATCGCCCTGTGTGCGTACGACTCGGCGCGGCGCTACGCGGTGATCCGCAAGACCTTTGGCCACACCCTGATTGACCATCAAGGCGTCGGCTTCAAGCTGGCCGATGCGGCCATGAACCTGTCAGCGGCGCGCATGTTCACGTATGAAGCCGCGCGCGGCTATGACGAGGGCAAGGACATCGGAACGCTCGCGGCGATGGCCAAGCTCTATGCCAGCGAAGTGTCCCACGACGTCGTGGACGATGCGGTTCAGATTCTTGGCGGCCGGGGCTACGTGAAGCCGAATGTCGTGGAACGCTGCTATCGCGACCAGCGCATCGTCGAGATCTACGAGGGCACGTCCGAAATCCAGCGCATCGTGCTTGCACGCGCAGTCAAGAAGGGTGCGCTCGCAGATATCGAGGCTGCCAAATGA
- a CDS encoding LysR family transcriptional regulator: protein MLDVRQLQCFLAVAEELHFAKAADRLGIAQSGLSTQVQRLEKDLGVTLLNRNKRKPVSLTDAGRLFYSEAEAALRHIERADQVGRLAARGLAGVIRIGYVASGVSTGLLSRMLGDFRKHHELVRVEVVPMETPRQLEALNDGRIDVGIVRPRRLCPAGIVTKIVRTERLLTAMASDHPLARRGPVAARELADQPFIIPQFADEEGFGFALTALGKAGGFTPRLEYRVQDFISAASLASAGYGVAIVPESMQNFSQPGVFYKPVADFRLAVHLALAYRRREMSPAVRAFVKQGVDASTEAKA, encoded by the coding sequence ATGCTCGACGTTCGTCAGCTGCAGTGCTTCCTCGCGGTGGCAGAGGAACTTCACTTTGCGAAGGCCGCGGATCGCCTGGGCATAGCGCAGTCAGGGCTGAGCACCCAGGTTCAGCGGTTGGAGAAGGACCTGGGCGTCACGCTGCTGAATCGCAACAAGCGCAAGCCGGTCTCGCTCACTGATGCCGGCCGGCTGTTCTACTCGGAAGCGGAAGCGGCATTGCGCCACATAGAACGCGCCGACCAGGTCGGCCGGCTGGCTGCCAGAGGATTGGCAGGGGTCATCCGCATTGGCTACGTCGCCTCCGGCGTCAGCACCGGTCTCTTGTCCAGGATGTTGGGCGACTTCCGCAAGCACCATGAACTGGTTCGCGTCGAAGTCGTACCGATGGAGACGCCACGCCAGCTCGAAGCGCTGAACGATGGCCGGATCGACGTGGGTATCGTCCGGCCACGCAGACTCTGTCCGGCAGGCATCGTGACGAAGATTGTGCGAACAGAGCGGTTGCTGACTGCGATGGCAAGCGACCACCCGCTGGCCAGGCGCGGACCAGTTGCGGCCCGGGAGCTTGCCGATCAGCCGTTCATCATTCCGCAGTTTGCCGACGAGGAAGGGTTCGGCTTCGCATTGACTGCGCTGGGAAAGGCGGGAGGATTTACGCCACGCCTGGAGTATCGCGTCCAGGATTTCATTTCGGCCGCCAGCCTCGCCTCAGCGGGGTACGGGGTCGCGATCGTGCCAGAGTCCATGCAGAACTTCTCGCAGCCGGGCGTCTTCTACAAGCCGGTTGCGGATTTCCGCCTGGCAGTCCATCTCGCGCTGGCCTATCGCCGGCGCGAGATGTCACCCGCGGTAAGGGCCTTCGTGAAGCAAGGTGTTGACGCGAGCACAGAGGCGAAGGCCTGA
- a CDS encoding threo-3-hydroxy-L-aspartate ammonia-lyase, whose product MTALPISFDDVAAAHERIRAAAHRTPVLTSATADAATGAQLFFKCENFQRIGAFKFRGAYNAIAQFTPQQKAGGVLAFSSGNHAQAIALSARLLGVQAVIVMPQDAPAIKIEATRGYGAEVVLYDRYRDDREALGRRIASERGMTLIPPYDHPHVMAGQGTAAKELFEETGPLDMLVVCLGGGGLLSGCAVAAQAMSPGCAVYGVEPEAGNDGQRSLRSGEIVRIDTPRTIADGAQTPYLGNHTFAVIRELVTDIATVSDAELVETMKFFAGRMKIVAEPTGCLAAAAVLHGKLDVKGKRVGIIVSGGNVDLRAFAGFVG is encoded by the coding sequence ATGACCGCCCTGCCGATCTCCTTCGACGACGTCGCCGCCGCGCACGAGCGCATCCGCGCGGCCGCCCATCGCACCCCGGTGCTGACCTCCGCCACCGCCGACGCCGCCACCGGGGCGCAGCTGTTCTTCAAGTGCGAGAACTTCCAGCGCATCGGCGCCTTCAAGTTCCGCGGCGCCTACAACGCCATTGCCCAGTTCACGCCGCAGCAGAAGGCGGGCGGGGTGCTGGCATTCTCTTCCGGCAACCACGCGCAGGCGATCGCGCTGTCGGCGCGCCTGCTGGGCGTCCAGGCGGTGATCGTGATGCCGCAGGACGCCCCCGCCATCAAGATCGAGGCCACGCGCGGCTATGGCGCCGAGGTGGTGCTGTACGACCGCTACCGCGACGACCGCGAGGCGCTGGGCCGGCGCATTGCGAGCGAACGGGGCATGACGCTGATCCCGCCCTACGACCATCCCCACGTGATGGCCGGGCAGGGCACCGCGGCCAAGGAGTTGTTCGAGGAAACCGGCCCGCTGGACATGCTGGTGGTGTGCCTGGGCGGCGGCGGACTGCTGTCGGGCTGCGCGGTCGCGGCGCAGGCGATGTCGCCCGGCTGCGCGGTCTATGGCGTCGAGCCCGAGGCCGGCAACGACGGCCAGCGCAGCCTGCGCAGCGGCGAGATCGTCCGCATCGATACGCCCCGGACCATTGCTGACGGCGCGCAGACGCCATACCTGGGCAACCACACCTTTGCCGTGATCCGCGAACTGGTGACGGACATCGCCACCGTGTCCGACGCCGAACTGGTCGAGACCATGAAGTTCTTCGCCGGCCGCATGAAGATCGTCGCCGAACCCACGGGTTGCCTCGCCGCGGCCGCGGTGCTGCATGGCAAGCTCGATGTGAAGGGCAAGCGCGTGGGCATCATCGTGTCGGGCGGGAATGTGGATCTGAGGGCGTTTGCCGGCTTTGTCGGGTAG